The Alnus glutinosa chromosome 7, dhAlnGlut1.1, whole genome shotgun sequence genome includes a region encoding these proteins:
- the LOC133873029 gene encoding protein psi1-like, giving the protein MGVDYYKILQVDRSAKDDDLKKAYRKLAMKWHPDKNPNNKKDAEAKFKQISEAYDVLSDPQKRAVYDQYGEEGLKGQVPPPGAGGSGGFPGGSEGGATSFRFSTRSPDDIFSELFGFSGFGGMGDFGGGGHRAGVSGFPRGMFGDDIFASLRGGGGEGSGNPLRKSAAIERTLSCSLEDLYKGTTKKMKISRDVPDSTGRSNTVEEILTIEIKPGWKKGTKITFPEKGNEQRGVIPADLIFIIDEKPHSVFKRDGNDLIVTQKISLVEALTGYTAQLTTLDGRNLTVPINSIISPTYEEVVKGEGMPIPKEPSKKGNLRIKFNIKFPTRLTSEQKTGIKRLLTSP; this is encoded by the exons ATGGGCGTGGATTACTACAAGATTCTCCAGGTAGACCGGAGCGCTAAGGACGATGACCTCAAAAAAGCCTATCGAAAGCTCGCCATGAAGTGGCACCCGGACAAAAACCCTAACAACAAGAAAGACGCCGAAGCCAAATTCAAGCAAATCTCCGAAGCCTACGAT GTTTTGAGTGATCCGCAAAAGCGAGCTGTGTACGATCAGTACGGGGAGGAGGGGTTGAAGGGGCAGGTGCCACCACCAGGTGCTGGTGGCAGTGGTGGGTTCCCCGGTGGGTCCGAGGGCGGAGCGACGTCGTTCCGGTTCTCCACGAGGAGTCCAGACGATATCTTCTCGGAGCTATTCGGGTTCTCGGGCTTCGGAGGGATGGGCGATTTCGGTGGCGGCGGGCACCGTGCTGGTGTGTCCGGGTTCCCGAGGGGCATGTTCGGCGACGATATATTCGCGTCGTTAAGAGGCGGAGGTGGCGAGGGCTCCGGCAACCCCCTGAGGAAAAGTGCGGCGATAGAGCGCACGTTGTCGTGTAGTTTGGAGGATTTGTACAAAGGGACtacgaagaagatgaagatttcTAGGGATGTCCCCGATTCCACTGG GAGATCCAACACAGTGGAGGAAATTCTTACGATTGAGATCAAGCCAGGTTGGAAGAAGGGGACAAAAATCACCTTCCCAGAGAAAGGAAATGAACAGCGAGGAGTCATACCTGCAGACCTCATCTTTATTATTGATGAGAAGCCTCATAGTGTCTTCAAGAGAGATGGCAATGATCTAATTGTCACCCAGAAGATATCTCTTGTGGAGGCTTTGACTGGTTATACGGCACAGCTGACAACCCTTGACGGACGGAATCTGACAGTTCCCATCAACTCCATCATCAGTCCCACTTATGAAGAAGTTGTTAAAGGAGAAGGGATGCCAATCCCCAAGGAACCTTCCAAAAAGGGGAATTTGAGAATCAAATTTAATATCAAGTTCCCTACCAGGCTTACTTCAGAGCAGAAAACTGGTATCAAGCGATTATTAACGTCTCCATAA